A single region of the bacterium genome encodes:
- a CDS encoding ABC transporter permease — protein MRQPARALRWLTKRWSLTFGLGAVVALCLAALGAGLLAGYPPDAQHMETTLAAPSAAHPLGTDEFGRDVLSRLLFGARLTLLASSVSVLLAAVAGSALGLTTGYFGGAYDSLAGRVIDVLFSFPVLLLGIAIVAVLRPGEPSVVLAIAIASLPNFARVARSAIIAEREREYVVAAHAIGAPVPYIIVRTLLPNLIGPLVVLVSLGFAYAVLYEASFSFLGLGAQPPTPEWGVMLASARNFLFQAPWYAFFPGTAIFVLVFSLNLVGDGLRDLLDPRRHNR, from the coding sequence GTGAGGCAGCCCGCCCGGGCCCTGCGCTGGCTCACGAAGCGCTGGAGTCTGACGTTCGGCCTCGGCGCGGTGGTCGCACTGTGCCTCGCGGCGCTCGGCGCCGGCCTCCTCGCCGGATACCCGCCGGACGCGCAGCACATGGAGACGACACTCGCGGCGCCGTCGGCCGCGCACCCGCTCGGCACGGACGAGTTCGGCCGGGACGTCCTCAGCCGGCTGCTCTTCGGAGCCCGGCTGACCCTCCTCGCCAGCAGCGTCTCGGTGCTGCTCGCGGCAGTCGCCGGCAGCGCCCTCGGCCTCACGACGGGCTACTTCGGCGGCGCCTACGACAGCCTGGCCGGCCGGGTCATCGACGTGCTCTTCTCGTTTCCGGTGCTGCTGCTCGGCATCGCGATCGTCGCCGTGCTCCGCCCAGGCGAGCCGAGCGTGGTGCTCGCCATTGCGATCGCGTCGCTGCCGAACTTCGCGCGGGTGGCCCGGTCGGCGATCATCGCGGAGCGGGAGCGCGAGTACGTGGTGGCGGCCCACGCGATCGGCGCGCCGGTGCCCTACATCATCGTGCGGACGCTGCTGCCGAACCTGATCGGGCCGCTGGTGGTGCTGGTCTCGCTGGGGTTCGCGTACGCGGTGCTGTACGAGGCGTCGTTCAGCTTCCTGGGGCTCGGCGCGCAGCCGCCGACCCCGGAGTGGGGCGTCATGCTGGCGAGCGCGCGCAACTTCCTGTTCCAGGCGCCGTGGTACGCGTTCTTTCCCGGGACGGCCATCTTCGTGCTGGTGTTCTCGCTGAACCTCGTCGGCGACGGGCTTCGGGATCTCCTCGATCCCCGCCGCCACAACCGCTAA
- a CDS encoding ABC transporter substrate-binding protein gives MTRSLTRRELLRRTGRTAAGAAAGIAAGNVAGWAGLSRALAAAPAPKNGGTLTISQSVDINTLHPWTGTLNVWKVIKTNVYDQLSYQDPATLEFKPKLAKSFEWTDGNTGLVVTLPSGVKFHNGETLTAADVKFTLDSIRDPKTGSWLRGFIAPIQDVQVLDPTHLKIKTDTVENQVIPAFAYVDIVPRSQGTDLARKTPVGSGPYRFVEWVPNDHVTLQRAPSYWNEAGAGHVDRIVLKPVTELQTRISQLLAGDVDMVYDFSLLEVPRLRADRRVAVTVVPPVDQMFVMYLNARKPPFNRLEARQAVAYALDRDAFIKNFLAGQGRVDNSPFTPSHWAFDPRTEHKYTYNPDQAGRLLEKAGYPKGQGLNFSLLTPSGYPEFTQLSTMVQATFASLGYRPAIEEVDIGQWAARLNQSHDYFAAVDYPPRGSADPALTYSAGLFFPPVPANYNGLTPDAIPGYVAELHRGATTFARPARKVAYYSVQEMWLDHLPGAIFCHRSTAHAAVAAVKGFVPHAAFQQSFADVWLAR, from the coding sequence ATGACCCGGTCGCTGACACGCCGCGAATTACTTCGCCGCACGGGACGGACGGCGGCCGGGGCGGCCGCGGGGATTGCGGCGGGCAATGTCGCCGGGTGGGCCGGCCTCAGCCGGGCGCTGGCGGCGGCCCCCGCGCCCAAAAACGGCGGCACCCTCACGATCAGCCAATCGGTGGACATCAACACGCTGCATCCGTGGACCGGCACGCTCAACGTCTGGAAGGTCATCAAAACCAACGTCTACGACCAGCTCTCGTACCAGGACCCCGCCACGCTCGAGTTCAAGCCCAAGCTGGCGAAATCGTTCGAATGGACGGACGGGAACACCGGCCTCGTCGTGACCCTGCCGAGCGGCGTGAAGTTCCACAACGGCGAGACGCTGACGGCCGCGGACGTCAAGTTCACGCTGGACAGCATCCGCGACCCCAAGACCGGGTCGTGGCTGCGGGGATTCATCGCGCCGATCCAGGACGTGCAGGTGCTCGATCCGACGCACCTCAAGATCAAGACCGATACCGTCGAAAACCAAGTGATCCCGGCGTTTGCGTACGTGGACATCGTGCCGCGCAGCCAGGGCACGGATCTGGCGCGGAAGACTCCGGTCGGGTCGGGGCCGTACCGCTTCGTCGAGTGGGTGCCCAACGACCACGTGACGCTGCAGCGCGCCCCGAGCTATTGGAACGAGGCCGGCGCCGGCCACGTGGACCGGATCGTGCTCAAGCCGGTGACCGAGCTGCAGACGCGGATCTCGCAGCTGCTCGCCGGCGACGTGGACATGGTGTACGACTTCAGCCTGCTGGAGGTTCCGCGGCTGCGCGCGGACCGGCGGGTCGCGGTGACCGTCGTGCCGCCGGTTGACCAGATGTTCGTGATGTATCTCAACGCCCGCAAGCCGCCGTTCAACCGGCTCGAGGCGCGGCAGGCGGTGGCGTATGCGCTCGACCGCGACGCGTTCATCAAGAACTTCCTGGCCGGGCAGGGGCGCGTCGACAACAGCCCGTTTACCCCGTCGCACTGGGCGTTCGACCCCCGCACGGAGCACAAGTACACGTACAATCCCGACCAGGCGGGGCGCCTGCTGGAAAAGGCCGGCTACCCGAAGGGGCAGGGACTCAACTTCAGCCTGCTCACGCCGTCGGGGTACCCGGAGTTCACGCAGCTGTCGACGATGGTCCAGGCCACGTTCGCGTCGCTCGGCTACCGGCCGGCCATCGAGGAAGTGGACATCGGCCAGTGGGCGGCGCGGCTCAACCAGTCGCACGACTACTTCGCCGCGGTGGACTATCCGCCGCGCGGGTCCGCCGATCCGGCGTTGACCTATTCGGCGGGCCTCTTCTTCCCGCCGGTGCCGGCGAACTACAACGGACTCACGCCGGACGCCATTCCCGGCTACGTGGCCGAGTTGCATCGCGGCGCGACGACGTTCGCCCGTCCGGCCCGCAAGGTCGCCTACTACAGCGTCCAGGAGATGTGGCTGGACCACCTGCCGGGGGCGATCTTCTGCCACCGTTCGACGGCGCACGCCGCGGTGGCGGCGGTCAAAGGGTTCGTGCCGCACGCGGCGTTCCAGCAGAGCTTCGCCGACGTGTGGCTCGCCCGGTGA
- a CDS encoding Gfo/Idh/MocA family oxidoreductase: protein MTPSRLGVGIHGAGNVSTQYIEAFTRNPHTEIRMITSRTADQARRRAAQYGLACDAGDRLDALLERDDVHIVAICTPNHLHAEEAIRAARAGKHLVVEKPIALTLPELRALVSKVEEHRVKATVGFVLRWNPLVRMARRLVHDRALGDLMLVEADYIHRVDPARPGWEWKGRAATSGGTLMMGGCHAVDVLRFCAGEIESVSAYATQVARRDFDYPPTITASLRFANGAVGKVSVTFEAFSPYLFNLSLYGSRGTLRNNRLFAAALDGQTDYVTIPTVLPDSADVAHHPFQAEVDDLVAAILEDRPPLAALADAARSHEVCLAIDRAWTEERRVALPLPPE from the coding sequence ATGACACCCTCACGGCTCGGCGTGGGCATCCACGGCGCGGGAAACGTGAGCACCCAGTACATCGAGGCGTTCACGCGCAACCCCCACACCGAGATCCGGATGATCACGAGCCGGACGGCGGATCAGGCCCGGCGCCGGGCGGCGCAGTACGGCTTGGCGTGCGACGCCGGCGACCGGCTCGACGCGCTGCTCGAGCGCGACGACGTGCACATCGTCGCGATCTGCACGCCGAATCACCTCCACGCGGAGGAGGCGATCCGCGCGGCCCGCGCCGGCAAGCACCTCGTCGTGGAGAAGCCGATCGCGCTCACGCTGCCGGAGCTGCGCGCGCTGGTGAGCAAGGTCGAGGAACACCGCGTCAAGGCCACGGTGGGCTTCGTACTGCGGTGGAACCCCCTCGTCCGGATGGCGCGCCGGCTCGTGCACGACCGCGCGCTTGGCGACCTCATGCTCGTCGAGGCGGACTACATTCACCGCGTCGACCCCGCGCGGCCCGGCTGGGAGTGGAAGGGCCGCGCGGCGACGAGCGGCGGCACGCTCATGATGGGCGGCTGCCACGCGGTCGACGTGCTGCGGTTCTGCGCCGGCGAGATCGAGAGCGTCTCCGCCTACGCGACGCAGGTCGCCCGCCGGGACTTCGACTACCCGCCGACGATCACGGCGTCCCTCCGCTTCGCCAACGGGGCCGTCGGCAAGGTCAGCGTGACGTTCGAGGCGTTCAGCCCGTACCTGTTCAACCTCAGCCTCTACGGCAGCCGCGGCACCCTCCGGAACAACCGCCTGTTCGCGGCCGCCCTCGACGGACAGACCGATTACGTGACGATTCCGACCGTGCTGCCCGACAGTGCCGACGTGGCCCACCATCCGTTCCAGGCGGAGGTGGACGACCTCGTGGCCGCGATCCTGGAGGACCGGCCGCCGCTGGCCGCGCTCGCGGACGCCGCCCGCAGCCACGAAGTCTGCCTCGCGATCGACCGCGCCTGGACGGAGGAGCGCCGGGTCGCGCTGCCGCTGCCGCCGGAGTAG
- a CDS encoding aspartate aminotransferase family protein, which translates to MERPDRSEEYMTRARRHLAGGVNSNIRLAERPAPFVVTRGRGAEVQDADGRWHIDYVLGMGAVILGHADPRVTEAIAGAVREGLVFAGQHPLEAEVAERISGAVASVEVIRCTSSGSEAAHAALRIARAATGRWPVVRFDGHYHGWFDAIHVADRSDTDEPIAPARPGSAGQPPSAVRELLVLPWNDVAAVRDAAARYRGQIAAVILEPILCNTGVIPPAPGLLAAIREWCTRDGTVLIFDEVITGFRVALGGAQSLLGVTPDLTVFGKAVGNGFPLSVVGGRRDLMAVLSRGGTLHGGTYNGNPPAMAAARATLDALAADGGAPYAGLTATAQTLMAGLREAGAEHGVPVLTQGPGPVFQMWITDRTCIADAPTARTAGAAAYEVFAAAMRRRGVRVLPSGRWLVSTAHTADHVGRTVAAAREALGEVRAAAR; encoded by the coding sequence ATGGAGCGGCCCGACCGGTCGGAAGAGTACATGACACGGGCCCGGCGCCACCTCGCCGGTGGCGTCAACAGCAACATTCGGCTCGCCGAGCGCCCCGCGCCCTTCGTTGTGACGCGGGGCCGGGGGGCCGAAGTCCAGGACGCCGACGGACGCTGGCACATCGACTACGTCCTCGGCATGGGCGCGGTGATTCTCGGCCATGCCGATCCGCGCGTGACGGAGGCGATCGCCGGCGCCGTGCGCGAGGGGCTGGTGTTCGCCGGGCAGCATCCGCTCGAAGCGGAGGTCGCCGAGCGGATCAGCGGGGCGGTGGCCTCGGTGGAGGTCATCCGCTGCACGTCTTCGGGATCCGAGGCGGCGCACGCGGCGCTGCGGATCGCCCGCGCCGCGACCGGCCGCTGGCCGGTCGTGCGCTTCGACGGCCACTATCACGGCTGGTTCGACGCGATTCACGTCGCTGACCGCTCGGACACCGACGAGCCGATCGCCCCGGCGCGCCCCGGCAGCGCGGGGCAGCCGCCGTCGGCGGTTCGGGAGCTGCTCGTGCTGCCGTGGAACGACGTCGCCGCGGTTCGTGACGCCGCGGCGCGGTACCGCGGCCAGATCGCCGCGGTGATCCTCGAGCCTATTCTGTGCAACACCGGCGTCATTCCGCCCGCCCCCGGCTTGCTGGCGGCGATCCGTGAGTGGTGCACCCGCGACGGGACGGTGCTGATCTTCGACGAGGTCATCACGGGCTTCCGCGTGGCGCTCGGCGGCGCGCAGTCTCTGCTCGGCGTCACACCCGATCTCACGGTCTTTGGGAAGGCGGTCGGGAACGGATTCCCGCTGAGCGTCGTGGGCGGCCGGCGCGACCTGATGGCGGTGCTGTCTCGCGGCGGTACCCTGCACGGCGGGACATATAATGGAAACCCGCCGGCGATGGCGGCGGCCCGGGCGACGCTCGACGCGCTCGCCGCGGACGGCGGCGCACCGTACGCGGGCCTCACCGCGACCGCGCAGACCCTCATGGCGGGCCTGCGGGAGGCGGGCGCCGAGCACGGCGTGCCGGTGCTCACGCAGGGCCCGGGGCCCGTGTTCCAAATGTGGATCACCGATCGGACGTGCATCGCGGACGCGCCCACCGCGCGGACGGCGGGCGCCGCCGCGTACGAGGTGTTCGCCGCGGCGATGCGCAGGCGCGGCGTTCGCGTGCTGCCGAGCGGCCGCTGGCTCGTGTCCACGGCCCACACGGCCGACCACGTCGGTCGGACCGTGGCCGCCGCGCGCGAGGCCCTCGGCGAGGTGCGCGCGGCCGCGCGATAG
- a CDS encoding ABC transporter permease — MAKYLLWRSLSVVPTLVGVSVLVFLVTYFIPGDPAQIMAGTDATPDVVAGLRHQWGLDRPIYVRYALWAANALRGNLGESYFSHLTVLQLVARASTVTVELAVLALLVAVAIAVPAGIVSAVRPGSWFDLTATAVGFGGLSIPGFWLGIMLIYVFSVYLRWLPAGGFTPLASGLVPNLRSMILPAIALGTFASTQFMRYLRASMLEVLGADFTRTARAKGLTEPVVLVRHAMRNALIPFVTVLGVQMGYLLGGTVITESVFALPGIGRLVLNAILNRDYQVATGIILLIATAFVLVNLIVDLLYPVLDPRVRLGRATLSQ, encoded by the coding sequence GTGGCCAAGTATCTGCTGTGGCGATCGCTGAGCGTCGTTCCCACGCTCGTCGGCGTCAGCGTGCTCGTGTTCCTGGTCACGTACTTCATCCCGGGCGATCCCGCCCAGATCATGGCGGGGACCGACGCGACGCCGGACGTCGTGGCCGGTTTGCGCCACCAGTGGGGACTCGATCGGCCGATCTACGTCCGGTACGCGCTGTGGGCGGCGAACGCGCTCCGCGGCAACCTCGGCGAGTCGTACTTCAGCCATCTGACCGTGCTGCAGCTGGTCGCGCGGGCGTCCACCGTGACGGTGGAGCTCGCCGTGCTGGCGCTTCTCGTCGCGGTCGCGATCGCCGTGCCGGCCGGCATCGTGTCGGCGGTGCGGCCCGGCTCCTGGTTTGATCTGACCGCGACCGCGGTGGGCTTCGGCGGGCTGTCCATCCCCGGGTTCTGGCTCGGCATCATGCTGATCTATGTGTTCAGCGTGTATCTCCGATGGCTGCCCGCGGGCGGCTTCACCCCGCTCGCGAGCGGCCTCGTCCCGAACCTCCGCAGTATGATCCTCCCGGCGATCGCGCTCGGCACCTTCGCCTCGACGCAGTTCATGCGGTATCTCCGCGCCAGCATGCTCGAGGTGCTCGGGGCGGACTTCACCCGCACCGCGCGGGCGAAGGGGTTGACCGAGCCGGTCGTCCTGGTGCGCCACGCGATGCGCAACGCCCTGATCCCGTTCGTGACCGTCCTCGGGGTGCAGATGGGCTACCTGCTCGGCGGCACCGTGATCACCGAATCGGTCTTCGCGCTGCCGGGCATCGGGCGCCTCGTGCTGAACGCGATCCTCAACCGGGACTACCAGGTGGCCACGGGGATCATCCTGCTGATCGCCACGGCGTTCGTACTGGTCAACCTGATCGTGGACCTGCTCTACCCGGTGCTCGACCCGCGCGTGCGCCTGGGCCGGGCGACCCTCTCGCAGTGA